ACACCGGCACCAATACCGTACCCATGATCCGACTGTCCGCGTTGGCGAGATGGCTGACTTCGTGGGCTAACACGGCCCCCACTTCCGCTTCGGAGAGGCTCTCAAACAGCCCAGTCGACACCACGATCACGGCCGCAGTACCGTAGCCGAGCGTGAACGATTCCGGCCGGTCGGAGTCGGTAATGCGGAGCGTCGGTGCCGGGACGCCAACCTGTTGGGCGAGTCGACTGGTCGTTTCGGCGAGTGTGGGGTGTGTCTCGACGGCTGGCTCACTCCCCTCGAGAAGCTGATCGCGGAGCCCAGCGAGTTCGCGCCGGGCAGTCGAAACCGTCGACCAGATCGCAAGCAGCCCGCCGAGAGACAGAGCGATCACGAACCCACCGAGTAGCAGTTCGAACGACGAAAACAAGCCTTCGATGACCGCACCAGTCTCAACCATCGCTAGGTACAGACACCCAAGCCAGACGAGAACGACGACGACCGGAGCCCGTGGAAATCGCTGGGTGAGCCGGTTGCCCGACGGAGAAAGGCCGAACCAACCGACGATGACAGTCGCAACGACTGCTCCGACTGCAACCACAGCCGGTGACAGTGGAGTGATTGCTGACAGCCGCGGCGCAACGACGATGAATTCGGCGAGCCGACCGAAGAAACCGAACAGCATGACTCCGAGGACGGCCCCAAAGACAGTCACGACGACAGTCATTCCGAGTGTGAACGTCCCGAGAATCCCGAGGGCGACGACCATTCGACAGAACAGCGAGAACCGAAGCCAAAGCCGAGATGTCGACACAGCCATATCTGATAGCTGTAAAAACAGCCACTTAAAATTCAGGTATGCCAACAGGATCCGTGTCTCGGCCGAGAGCGGGGTCGACGCGCTCTGTGAGGGGGATGGACAGTCCGTCGACGAAACAGCACCCGGCAGTCAGGGTTCCCAACACCCAAACAGAGTAGGCTCTGTGCTTTTGATCTCTGCTGACCGACTACGTAGTGAGGCACCGGAGACACAAGCAGTCAGCCGACCCCCACGGCTGATGCTGCTGTCGACTCCCCCATCCGGTGCTGTCTGTCTCGTCCCACTCTGCCGGGCAGTGTCCCCCCCCCCCACTGTTGTTTTTTAACTAATCATCTGAGAGCGATGCGGCGGTCTCGTCTCTCCCCTTCGGATCGGCCCGTTTTTCAGGATGCTACCGAACTGGTAGGTATGGTCGAGTTCGATCCCGAGCAGTTCGAAGACAAGTACGCGAACTACTTTCCGCAGCTCCAGCGGGCCTACAAGAACGCGTTCAACACGATGAACGACACCTACGATTCGACGCTGATCCACGCTATCGATCAGCAGGTGCTCAACGAGAGCGAGCCGTTCTACAACGCCGAGCGAGAGGGGTTCGACATCGAACTGCCCGATGAGCCCTACGAGCGACTGGAAGGTGTGGTGGTCGACCGCGAGCGGTTCGAGGAGGTCCTCGCGGAGTACACCGACGAAATCGAGCTGGAACTTCGGCAGACGTTCCGCATGACGGAGTAGTCCGAAAATCCAGTCCGAACCAAAGGTCTAAGCCTGTTGCTTCCCAACAAAAAGGCATGAGTACGGATTCAGCAGCGTCGGACAGCGACCTCAAAGACCGCGTGGTGAACTTCCTGCGCCGCAACTTCCCCCAGATTCAGATGCACGGCGGCAACGCCGCCATCGAGTACCTCGACGAGGAAAGCGGTGAGGTCCACATCCAGCTCGGCGGTGCCTGTTCGGGCTGTGGCATCTCCCCGATGACGATCCAAGCGATCAAAACCCGGATGGTCAAGGAGATCCCCGAGATCAACGAGGTCCAAGCCAACACCGGCATGGGCGGCGAGCCGGAGATGGGCGAAACCGAAGGCATGAGCCCCTCGTTCCCCGGTGAGACCAGCAGCGACGACGACGGTGGCAACGAAGGCCCACAGGCCCCGTTCTAACGCGTTTTTCATTTTCGGCAGTCCGGGGCTTTGCGGAAGCATTTCTCGTGGTTTGCACAGAACCGCAGGTTTTCGCAGTCGACAGTCGATAAACCAGATACAACGATAGGAAACAGCGTTGGACAGTGTCGACTGCTCTAAACGGTTCAGAACACGCTCCGTTGATACCAGCGGAT
This sequence is a window from Halohasta litchfieldiae. Protein-coding genes within it:
- a CDS encoding M48 family metallopeptidase; this encodes MAVSTSRLWLRFSLFCRMVVALGILGTFTLGMTVVVTVFGAVLGVMLFGFFGRLAEFIVVAPRLSAITPLSPAVVAVGAVVATVIVGWFGLSPSGNRLTQRFPRAPVVVVLVWLGCLYLAMVETGAVIEGLFSSFELLLGGFVIALSLGGLLAIWSTVSTARRELAGLRDQLLEGSEPAVETHPTLAETTSRLAQQVGVPAPTLRITDSDRPESFTLGYGTAAVIVVSTGLFESLSEAEVGAVLAHEVSHLANADSRIMGTVLVPVLMAEELLDDNPDDVGDYLINAAIWTLKLYGQFGVAILSRGREWSADAGAVALTGSPAALAAALSTLSQQRQTPSTDLREWEQSVGALDILPPGDREQATGSFRTHPSTEKRINRLRQQVVDAEQG
- a CDS encoding DUF5783 family protein, producing the protein MVEFDPEQFEDKYANYFPQLQRAYKNAFNTMNDTYDSTLIHAIDQQVLNESEPFYNAEREGFDIELPDEPYERLEGVVVDRERFEEVLAEYTDEIELELRQTFRMTE
- a CDS encoding NifU family protein; the protein is MSTDSAASDSDLKDRVVNFLRRNFPQIQMHGGNAAIEYLDEESGEVHIQLGGACSGCGISPMTIQAIKTRMVKEIPEINEVQANTGMGGEPEMGETEGMSPSFPGETSSDDDGGNEGPQAPF